The Mycolicibacterium doricum genome includes a region encoding these proteins:
- a CDS encoding glycosyltransferase family 9 protein — protein MAVNDPALSDTILVLRALGLGDLLTGVPALRGLRRAYPDAHIVLATPERFCGLAKLTGAVDAVEPTPGLGRLHPVRTPPALAVNLHGRGPESTRDLLAVNPRSILTHRHDAFPEMQGPSWNAALHEVDRWCRLLEWAGISCDRADLTIPRPHGYPDRTGVVVIHPGAAFPARRWPPERFSAVAAALHADGHEVVITGDSTELDLARAVAAGAGLPAGSVLAGTVGLLGMVALINDCRLLVCGDTGVGHIATATAAPSVLLFGPTPPSHWGPRGSGPHVALWAGSVGNPQGRQPDPGLLALTVADVLDAVGTLLEERV, from the coding sequence ATGGCCGTGAACGACCCCGCTCTCAGCGACACCATCCTGGTGTTGCGCGCGCTCGGGCTGGGGGATCTGCTCACCGGCGTGCCAGCGCTGCGGGGTCTGCGGCGGGCGTACCCGGACGCTCACATCGTGCTGGCCACCCCCGAGCGCTTCTGCGGACTGGCGAAGCTCACCGGTGCGGTCGACGCGGTCGAGCCCACGCCGGGGCTGGGCCGGCTGCACCCGGTGCGAACCCCGCCGGCGTTGGCAGTCAACCTGCACGGCAGGGGTCCGGAGAGCACCCGTGATCTGCTGGCCGTCAACCCGCGGTCCATCCTCACGCACCGCCACGACGCCTTCCCCGAAATGCAGGGGCCCTCGTGGAATGCAGCCCTCCACGAGGTGGACCGGTGGTGCAGGCTTCTCGAGTGGGCGGGAATATCGTGTGATCGCGCGGATCTGACGATTCCCCGGCCGCACGGCTATCCCGACCGCACCGGCGTGGTGGTCATCCATCCCGGGGCGGCGTTCCCCGCGCGCCGCTGGCCGCCCGAGCGGTTCTCCGCCGTCGCCGCAGCCCTGCACGCCGACGGCCACGAAGTGGTGATCACCGGTGACTCAACCGAACTCGACCTGGCACGTGCGGTGGCGGCAGGCGCGGGGCTCCCGGCCGGCTCGGTGCTCGCGGGCACGGTTGGGCTCCTCGGCATGGTGGCGTTGATCAACGACTGCCGCCTGCTGGTCTGCGGTGACACCGGCGTCGGCCACATCGCCACCGCGACGGCAGCGCCTTCGGTGCTGCTGTTCGGCCCCACCCCGCCGAGCCATTGGGGCCCAAGGGGTTCGGGCCCCCACGTTGCACTGTGGGCCGGGAGCGTAGGCAATCCGCAGGGCCGGCAACCAGATCCGGGACTGTTGGCCCTGACCGTGGCCGACGTCCTCGACGCGGTCGGCACACTTCTCGAGGAGCGGGTGTGA